From one Colletotrichum destructivum chromosome 3, complete sequence genomic stretch:
- a CDS encoding Putative GNAT domain, acyl-CoA N-acyltransferase, with the protein MDTTPSKPLSNTTTMDFGIKPATADDMAEIAELTNKARAEMFPHLGPEWRAKRAETDAAIFEKTFFDHPQGAYLIARSAGKLIATIGYQHYDHRFLGLDLRAGDDVVEVVRLYVDPDWRRGGLASKLVAALVHSAREAGMKQLYLHTHPFLPGAIKFWERQGFTLLRVDVDDPVWQTTHMSRSLEE; encoded by the coding sequence ATGGATACCACGCCGTCAAAGCCTCTCAGCAATACCACCACGATGGACTTTGGCATCAAGCCCGCAACGGCCGACGACATGGCTGAGATTGCAGAGCTCACCAACAAAGCCCGCGCCGAGATGTTCCCCCACCTGGGCCCGGAATGGCGCGCCAAAAGGGCCGAGACCGATGCGGCCATCTTCGAGAAGACGTTCTTCGACCACCCGCAAGGGGCGTACCTGATCGCCCGCTCGGCCGGCAAGCTGATCGCGACCATCGGGTACCAGCACTACGACCACCGGTTCCTGGGGCTCGACCTGCGGGCCGgagatgatgtcgtcgaggtcgtcaggCTGTACGTCGACCCGGActggcgccgcggcgggctgGCTTCGAAGCTGGTCGCCGCCCTGGTGCACTCGGCGAGAGAGGCTGGCATGAAGCAGCTGTACCTGCACACGCACCCCTTTCTGCCTGGCGCAATCAAGTTCTGGGAGCGACAGGGGTTTACTCTCCTGCGGGTGGATGTGGATGACCCGGTGTGGCAGACGACGCATATGAGTCGAAGTCTGGAGGAGTAG
- a CDS encoding Putative egh16-like virulence factor has product MLSKTILLALAAAPFAAAHGKVAAVVGDAGGNGTALAIQGGVVPGPGPNRKTELDTTVFKSKNIMTDGLGKTTGSGKVQAADIQQVMALSGDTLPQVSPVNGSISGTFHVVTTDGAGPINAVLDPTGTGAFSQGVMLQVMQQVPGNRGNIRPNGKVPGGKRSLWERALSVIVKRASNVNMDFPMAFAVPDGTTCSGSMGGQKNVCLVKIANSNGAGPFGGVVPIQIAPAAGAAPATPATPATPAAPGAKRSVEFQA; this is encoded by the exons ATGCTTTCCAAGACCATTCttctggccctcgccgccgccccctttgctgctgctcatgGCAAGGTCGCGGCCGTAGTCGGCGATGCAggcggcaacggcaccgcCTTGGCCATCCAGGGAGGTGTCGTGCCAGGCCCGGGTCCCAACCGCAAG ACCGAACTTGACACCACCGTCTTCAAGAGCAAGAACATCATgacggacggcctcggcaagacAACAGGCTCAGGCAAGGTCCAGGCCGCAGACATCCAGCAGGTCATGGCGCTGTCCGGTGATACCCTGCCCCAGGTCTCCCCCGTGAACGGCAGCATCTCGGGCACCTTCCACGTCGTCAccaccgacggcgccggccccaTCAACGCAGTCCTCGACCCGACCGGCACCGGTGCCTTCTCGCAGGGCGTCATGCTTCAAGTCATGCAGCAGGTCCCCGGCAACAGGGGCAACATCAGGCCCAACGGCAAGGTTCCCGGCGGCAAGCGGTCGCTCTGGGAGAGGGCCCTCAGCGTCATCGTCAAGCGCGCGTCCAATGTCAACATGGACTTT CCCATGGCCTTTGCAGTACCCGATGGAACCACGTGCTCTGGTTCCATGGGCGGTCAGAAAAACGTCTGCCTGGTCAAGATTGCCAACAGCAACGGAGCCGGCCCCTTTGGCGGTGTCGTGCCCATCCAGATTgcacccgccgccggcgctgcccCTGCTACTCCCGCTACCCCCGCCACTCCCGCTGCACCGGGTGCTAAGCGCAGCGTCGAGTTCCAGGCATAA
- a CDS encoding Putative peptidase S8/S53 domain, immunoglobulin-like, peptidase S8, subtilisin, His-active, with translation MQLLGIAGLLALPVLGGAHTFVTRQAQETPDETNNATVPVAKSYIIEYTSGSAKARRDVALAADIKVVKTFESDVFSGASIETDTHNIDSLQSLAGVARVWQNTRVALSPVEGLQAIEEAAAGDYTAHNTTGVSKLHDKGIFGQGVKVGVVDSGTWYKHPALGGGFGEGFKVAGGYDFVGNGIWPYEDKSPDDDPEDQLGHGTHVAGIIAGKNDFWSGVAPEASIYSYKVFAQLDATDDATLIEAFLRAYTDGVDIITASIGGPSGWSSNAWAEVASRLVDEGVIVTIANGNSGAAGAFFGSSGSSGKNVLAVASVETEKFPASPFELTSTLNGESKTVKAGYLPSTYYFSSDITDWPVVPLNFDTTAPADGCEPYPNGTRRLEGVIPLVRRGTCTFATKQANLVALGAEYILFYNNDGPLITPGTTDDVGLIAIITAAAGEAIIETVKAGGNVTADFSLNPEQVVGLEYPAGGRPNTFTSWGASNDLDIKPDIAAPGGQIFSTYLDNTYALLSGTSMATPYVAGVAALYISAHGGRSVHGKGFAKALHQKIIASGTSLPWSDGTATDYGFSASVAQVGNGLVNAFKVVNYTTDLAFNKIALNDTHYFSRYHDVTVTNKGANDVSYKFSYEAAAGVEILGWFPFVEPWGGEKRLKSFTELTPKSLPVQVSVPRDFTLKPGESKTVSVNFPNPDSLGWNSSALPIYSGKVIVSGNNGEQLSVPYLGLGANLKAEISPIYRPSYPFTTQRDYVYSFNLDRFGPQDFPIIYSKLIWGTKEVRWDIYEAGWTERRWEYPPVPGRNGYIGPATSHVVAGSVSYFDPNVYDPDDTWTYPKIDLYRNAQTQASYHEFWWFGKLGNGSQIELGNYTMRFATLKPFGNPKAADNWDVFQTPQIQVTGKYERRG, from the exons ATGCAGCTTCTCGGCATCGCAGGTCTTCTTGCGCTCCCCGTCCTCGGAGGGGCGCACACATTCGTCACACGACAGGCTCAGGAGACTCCCGACGAGACCAACAACGCCACCGTCCCCGTTGCCAAGAGCTACATCATCGAGTACACATCG GGCTCTGCCAAAGCCCGTCGCGATGTCGCActggccgccgacatcaaggtcgtcaagaCCTTTGAGAGCGATGTCTTCTCGGGCGCGAGCATCGAGACTGATACCCACAACATCGACAGCCTGCAGAGCCTGGCCGGTGTCGCTCGCGTCTGGCAAAACACCCGCGTCGCCTTGTCTCCCGTCGAGGGTCTCCAGGCAATCGAGGAGGCTGCGGCGGGGGACTACACCGCGCACAACACCACCGGTGTCAGCAAGCTTCATGACAAGGGTATTTTCGGCCAGGGTGTAaaggtcggcgtcgtggactCCGGGACGTGGTACAAACATCCGGCA CTTGGAGGCGGTTTTGGCGAGGGCTTCAAAGTTGCCGGCGGATATGACTTTGTTGGCAACGGCA TCTGGCCCTACGAGGACAAGTCCCCGGATGACGATCCAGAAGACCAGCTGGGTCATG GAACTCATGTTGCTGGTATCATTGCAGGGAAGAATGACTT CTGGAGCGGAGTGGCTCCCGAAGCCTCGATTTACTCCTACAAGGTCTTTGCTCAGCTC GATGCGACGGATGACGCTACTCTTATCGAGGCTTTCCTCAGAGCCTACACCGATGGT GTTGACATCATCACAGCCAGCATCGGCGGACCCAGCGGATGGTCTTCCAACGCCTGGGCCGAAGTTGCATCTCGTCTGGTCGACGAAGGCGTCATTGTCACCATTGCAAACGGTAACTcaggagctgctggagcGTTCTTCGGGAGCAGCGGTTCCTCGGGCAAAAACGTTCTCGCCGTTGCTTCggtcgagacggagaagTTCCCTGCGTCGCCCTTTGAGCTGACATCCACCCTGAACGGAGAGAGCAAGACAGTCAAG GCCGGCTATCTGCCGTCAACGTACTACTTCTCGTCCGACATCACCGACTGGCCCGTGGTTCCCTTGAACTTCGACACTACCGCACCTGCAGACGGCTGCGAGCCGTACCCCAACGGCACACGCCGACTTGAGGGGGTCATACCCTTGGTTCGCCGAGGAACCTGCACGTTCGCCACCAAGCAGGCGAATCTTGTcgctctcggcgccgagtACATCCTCTTCTACAACAACGACGGCCCTCTCATCACTCCAGGAACAACCGACGACGTTGGtctcatcgccatcatcaccgctGCCGCGggcgaggccatcatcgaaACTGTCAAGGCTGGCGGTAACGTCACTGCGGACTTCTCGCTCAACCCCGAACAGGTGGTCGGACTGGAGTATCCCGCTGGTGGACGGCCCAACACGTTTACTTCCTGGGGGGCGTCCAACGATCTGGATATCAAGCCCGACATTGCAGCGCCTGGTGGTCAG ATCTTCAGCACATACCTCGACAACACTTATGCTCTCCTTTCGGGCACCTCCATGGCCACGCCATATGTCGCGGGTGTCGCGGCTCTCTACATCAGCGCTCACGGCGGACGTTCCGTGCATG GCAAGGGTTTCGCCAAGGCACTTCACCAAAAGATCATCGCCAGCGGGACCTCGCTCCCCTGGTCTGACGGCACGGCCACCGACTATGGGTTCTCCGCCTCAGTGGCCCAAGTCGGGAATGGCCTCGTCAACGCGTTCAAGGTCGTTAACTACACCACCGACCTCGCGTTCAACAAGATTGCCCTCAACGACACCCACTACTTCAGCCGCTACCACGACGTGACCGTGACTAACAAGGGCGCAAACGACGTGAGCTACAAGTTCTCGtacgaggccgccgccggcgtcgagatcctcggcTGGTTCCCCTTTGTCGAGCCctgggggggagagaagagactCAAGAGCTTCACCGAGTTGACGCCCAAAAGTCTACCGGTGCAGGTGTCTGTTCCGCGAGATTTTACCCTGAAGCCTGGCGAGAGCAAGACCGTGAG CGTCAACTTCCCCAATCCCGATAGCCTGGGATGGAACTCGTCTGCTTTGCCAATTTACAGCGGAAAAGTCATTGTTTCGGGCAACAACGGCGAGCAGCTCTCTGTCCCTTATCTAG GACTCGGGGCGAATCTGAAAGCTGAGATCAGCCCCATCTACCGCCCAAGCTACCCTTTCACCACTCAGAGAGACTA CGTCTACTCGTTCAACTTGGACCGTTTCGGGCCCCAGGACTTCCCTATCATCTATTCCAAGCTCATTTGGGGAACCAAAGAGGTTCGATGGGAT ATCTACGAGGCCGGCTGGACTGAGAGGCGATGGGAGTATCCCCCGGTCCCCGGCCGGAACGGATACATCGGCCCCGCGACCAGCCACGTCGTTGCGGGCAGCGTTTCGTACTTCGACCCCAACGTCTACGACCCGGACGACACCTGGACCTACCCCAAGATCGATCTGTACCGCAACGCCCAGACCCAGGCCTCGTACCACGAGTTCTGGTGGTTCGGCAAGCTGGGCAACGGGAGCCAGATTGAGCTCGGAAACTACAC CATGCGTTTTGCCACGCTCAAACCTTTTGGAAACCCCAAAGCTGCCGACAACTGGGATGTCTTCCAGACGCCCCAGATTCAAGTCACTGGCAAGTACGAAAGACGAGGATAA
- a CDS encoding Putative rmlC-like cupin domain superfamily, rmlC-like jelly roll protein gives MPESKVIPPATSAVAKPTATFTGDVYMELINRDDHAAIANVTFTPCARTHWHTHAGGQMIRVLSGTGWVCDRGGEARRIRAGDTVWAAPGTTHWHGADDGSIMTHFVVGIGETTWHEAVTEDEYKKRTTE, from the coding sequence ATGCCAGAGTCAAAGGTGATCCCGCCGGCGACCTCTGCCGTCGCCAAGCCGACGGCCACCTTCACGGGCGACGTCTACATGGAGCTCATCAACCGCGACGAccacgccgccatcgccaacgtcACCTTCACTCCGTGCGCCCGAACCCACTGGCACACgcacgccggcggccagatGATCCGCGTGCTGTCCGGCACCGGATGGGTCTGCGAcaggggcggcgaggcccgCCGGATCAGGGCCGGCGACACGGTCTGGGCGGCCCCGGGCACGACGCACtggcacggcgccgacgacgggagCATCATGACGCACTttgtcgtcggcatcggggAGACTACGTGGCACGAGGCCGTCACGGAGGACGAGTACAAGAAGCGGACGACGGAATAG
- a CDS encoding Putative P-loop containing nucleoside triphosphate hydrolase — protein MPPSESKSYEQDLEMEPIFAQALNSIPSNNGNPTKEGAPVVWLNGYPGTGKLTVATALIDQVKISRRNPRYWDARKTERRLVFEKYVLSNSHKDRIVIFTDFQTETNNGAGTSIEYLQAARQARRPFLPVSLTCQEDENIRRATNPARCVTESGRVLNKLTDGSSLRRLRRLDLFDFDDLVHYEDTKMDGLIIDS, from the exons ATGCCACCTTCAGAGTCAAAGTCGTACGAACAGGACCTCGAGATGGAACCAATCTTTGCGCAAGCCTTAAATAGCATCCCAAGTAATAACGGAAATCCCACAAAGGAAGGTGCACCAGTCGTCTGGCTCAACGGATACCCTGGGACCGGCAAGCtcaccgtcgccaccgcG CTCATCGACCAAGTAAAGATCTCGCGCCGAAACCCTCGATACTGGGACGCAAGGAAGACCGAGAGACGGCTGGTTTTCGAGAAATACGTACTCTCCAATAGCCACAAGGACAGGATCGTCATATTTACCGATTTCCAGACCGAAACGAACAACGGGGCCGGTACGTCCATCGAGTATCTCCAAGCAGCGCGGCAGGCCCGCCGCCCCTTTCTGCCCGTCTCGCTCACCTGCCAGGAAGACGAGAACATACGCCGAGCGACGAATCCCGCTCGGTGCGTCACCGAGTCGGGCCGGGTCCTGAACAAGCTGACGGACGGGTCTTCGTTGAGACGGCTCCGGAGACTGGACTTgttcgactttgacgacctcgtccactACGAGGACACGAAGATGGATGGGTTGATCATCGAT AGTTAA
- a CDS encoding Putative metal-dependent hydrolase, composite domain superfamily, producing MPRCPGQTPFASRLYISERLARGTRINAGKFGQRSWPRGIPDFTVGQASQETIINYSATRIGLYNNYPKVSYIAFGSKAPTFPATTLHHIHIMTLSTSRILLKKGVLLIHDKDGNVNTVRSDLLVEGDRIVQISDDIEVSGDHVKVFDCEGKVISPGFISTHHHVWQTALKGRHANHTLLEYLPTGNLAGGLYSADDAFWGELGGALEAIDGGTTTVVDHSSLNIGPEYPPTMIQALVASGLRAVYCYCVPRVVSSWSPLTWQDDYTSPDVLLPWKSLASKGPYGDGRVQLGFVVDNVYQSPDEMKKLYSELRAAKAKVITSHGGGGLAYGNGPSVAQLLDGHGLLGPDILVSHATSPRDGDAGLFAKHDAHISSTPNTELQMGAPPVCLRPEFVAQSSLGVDCHSWGSSFMPSQMRLGLQHARTERYENLGRQGKWSRHVGPSAEQVFNLATTGGARAIGMAGEVGQIRVGAKADLVIFDTSSPSMLPAAEEDPVAAIVLHSSERDVETVIVGGVIRKEDGKLRPVSVAHEVPGAIDLGLVGKEITWKDIAKELLESRKRLNEKGEGIDMKAAEEVVITNFYMNRKDMVEQT from the exons ATGCCGAGATGTCCGGGGCAGACTCCCTTCGCTTCTCGCCTTTACATTTCCGAACGATTAGCGCGAGGAACCAGGATCAACGCGGGGAAGTTCGGACAGCGATCTTGGCCACGTGGAATACCGGACTTTACAGTTGGACAAGCAAGCCAAGAAACAATCATAAATTATTCAGCAACTCGAATTGGATTATATAATAATTACCCCAAAGTCTCATATATCGCGTTTGGATCTAAAGCCCCGACCTTCCCTGCAACAACACTCCATCATATCCACATCATGACTTTGTCGACTTCAAGGATTCTGCTCAAGAAGGGAGTGCTTCTCATCCACGACAAGGACGGAAATGTTAACACTGTGCGGTCGGATCTGCTGGTGGAGGGTGATAGGATTGTCCAAATCAGCGACGACATCGAGGTCAGCGGTGACCATGTCAAGGTATTCGACTGCGAAGGCAAGGTGATCTCGCCCGGTTTCATAAGCACCCACCACCACGTCTGGCAGACCGCTCTCAAGGGTCGTCACGCCAACCACACCCTTCTCGAGTACCTCCCGACTGGCAATCTTGCTGGCGGGCTTTActccgccgacgacgccttcTGGGGAGAGCTGGGTGGTGCACTGGAGGCGATCGACGGTGGCACCACCACGGTTGTGGACCACTCCAGCCTGAACATTGGCCCCGAGTACC CGCCGACAATGATTCAAGCTCTCGTCGCCTCTGGCCTTCGAGCTGTGTACTGCTATTGCGTCCCCAGAGTAGTGTCCAGCTGGAGTCCGCTCACATGGCAGGATGACTACACCTCCCCAGATGTTCTCCTACCCTGGAAGTCGCTCGCGTCGAAAGGCCCATACGGAGATGGGAGGGTCCAGCTCGGCTTCGTGGTGGACAATGTGTACCAGTCGCCcgacgagatgaagaagctGTACTCGGAGCTTCGtgccgccaaggccaaggtcatcacctcccacggcggcgggggcctGGCTTACGGCAACGGTCCCAGCGTGGctcagctcctcgacggccatggcCTTCTCGGGCCCGACATCCTAGTCTCCCACGCAACCTCCCCCAGGGATGGCGACGCGGGGCTGTTCGCGAAGCACGACGCTCACATCTCCTCGACCCCCAACACGGAGCTCCAGATGGGCGCGCCTCCCGTCTGCCTTCGCCCCGAGTTCGTAGCGCAGTCGAGCCTGGGCGTGGACTGCCACTCCTGGGGCAGCAGTTTCATGCCGAGCCAGATGCGTCTCGGCCTGCAGCACGCCCGCACGGAACGCTACGAGAACCTGGGCAGGCAGGGCAAATGGAGCCGCCACGTCGGTCCCTCGGCCGAGCAGGTCTTCAACCTCGCGACCACCGGCGGTGCTCGAGCGATCGGcatggccggcgaggtcggccaGATCCGCGTGGGCGCCAAGGCGGATCTTGTGATATTCGACACCAGCAGCCCCTCGATGCTTCCCGcagccgaggaggaccccgtcgccgccattgTCTTGCATTCGAGCGAGCGCGACGTGGAGACCGTCattgtcggcggcgtcatcagGAAGGAGGACGGGAAGTTGAGGCCTGTGTCTGTTGCTCATGAAGTCCCGGGGGCAatcgatctcggcctcgttgggAAGGAAATCACATGGAAAGATATTGCCAAGGAGCTACTTGAGAGCCGGAAGAGGCTCAACGAGAAAGGAGAGGGCATTGACATGAaggctgccgaggaggtTGTCATCACCAACTTCTACATGAACCGAAAGGACATGGTGGAGCAGACCTGA